One window of the Eschrichtius robustus isolate mEscRob2 chromosome 13, mEscRob2.pri, whole genome shotgun sequence genome contains the following:
- the LOC137774757 gene encoding retinol dehydrogenase 16-like: MWLCLTVLVGLYYLLRWYREKQVVSHLQDKFVFITGCDSGFGNLLARQLHLRGFRVLATCLTEQGAEQLRNQTSDRLETVILDVTKTESIAAATEWVKERVGDRGLWGLVNNAGICTPMAPNEWLTKQDFIKMLDVNLLGMIEVTLSLLPLVRKARGRVVNVSSVMGRVSLFGGGYCMSKYGVEAFSDSLRRELSYFGVKVVMIEPGYFMTNMTSPEVFNGSLQASWDQASPEIKELYGEKFVANFMKTSNLLKPSWSGNLSLVTDCMEHALTACHPRTRYSPGWDAKLFYLPMSYMPTFLVDLMMYWGAPRPAKAL, from the exons ATGTGGCTGTGCCTGACGGTCCTCGTGGGCCTGTACTACCTCCTGCGCTGGTACCGGGAGAAGCAGGTGGTGAGCCACCTCCAGGACAAGTTCGTCTTCATCACGGGCTGTGACTCAGGCTTCGGGAACCTGCTGGCCAGGCAGCTGCACCTGCGAGGCTTCAGGGTTCTGGCTACGTGTCTGACGGAGCAGGGGGCCGAGCAGCTGAGGAACCAGACATCAGACAGGCTGGAGACAGTGATCCTGGATGTCACCAAGACTGAGAGCATCGCTGCGGCCACTGAGTGGGTGAAGGAGCGTGTCGGGGACAGAG GACTCTGGGGCCTGGTGAATAATGCCGGCATTTGTACGCCCATGGCACCCAATGAGTGGCTGACCAAACAAGACTTCATAAAGATGCTCGACGTGAACCTGTTGGGGATGATTGAGGTGACCCTGAGTCTGCTGCCCCTAGTGAGGAAGGCGAGGGGCCGTGTGGTCAACGTCTCCAGTGTCATGGGCCGCGTGTCCCTCTTTGGTGGAGGTTACTGCATGTCCAAGTACGGCGTGGAGGCTTTCTCAGACTCCCTCAG GAGGGAGCTCTCCTACTTCGGAGTGAAGGTGGTGATGATTGAGCCCGGTTACTTCATGACCAATATGACCAGCCCTGAGGTGTTTAATGGAAGCCTCCAGGCATCATGGGATCAGGCCAGCCCAGAGATCAAGGAACTCTATGGAGAGAAGTTCGTGGCTAACT TCATGAAGACGTCTAATTTATTGAAGCCATCATGGTCCGGGAATCTGTCCTTGGTGACCGACTGCATGGAGCATGCCCTGACCGCCTGCCACCCCCGCACCCGATACTCCCCTGGCTGGGACGCCAAGCTCTTCTACCTCCCCATGAGCTACATGCCCACCTTCCTGGTGGATCTCATGATGTATTGGGGTGCCCCACGGCCTGCTAAGGCCCTGTAA